Proteins from one Bacteroidia bacterium genomic window:
- a CDS encoding recombinase family protein: MKKAYQYIRISEEDQSNFSLSGQKKMNDDFGEKHSIQVTETFIDDGYSAKNFDRPNWRALEKALSQNKNKIDYLIVTKYDRLIRNAAEGLAFIEKLEQKWNIKLLSVMENFFIDPHSPYFFKMRADLLVTAEFERRVISDRSKFGIWSAKTQGRFLGPAPFGYDNARDEEDKPIILVNHEEKEIVQDIYKDFLDDEPFPIIMKKARDRGFKLKGHDALYRVLSNHVYGGLIKAPSYKDEKTKVVKGTHDGIIPTELFWKAYYKLQEKIRPQGPKLIDDNVPLRGFILCQTCGGLLTGGKSKGRSAFYYYYRCKKCNGENYSANKVHSEIGEILKYLSLQPDYIQALKTETSIRFDMSLKDRNHRLQKVTSEYAIISEKLDALEEKYISNKINQTTYDKWHPAFSKELNNKKIEMAELTKDDSKTRELYETHLPYLADLNWIYNQAGVDGKQDFLKGIFWGGFTKENIGGRTELINPMFYANSLNISTLLRVKNVGKPENNSGFPTCTRDGT, from the coding sequence ATGAAAAAAGCATATCAATACATAAGAATATCTGAAGAAGATCAGTCAAATTTCAGTCTATCAGGTCAGAAAAAAATGAATGATGACTTCGGTGAGAAACACAGCATACAAGTAACAGAAACATTTATTGATGATGGATATTCAGCTAAAAATTTTGACCGCCCAAATTGGAGAGCGCTTGAAAAAGCATTGTCGCAAAATAAAAATAAAATTGATTATTTAATTGTAACAAAATATGACCGTTTAATTCGTAACGCTGCTGAAGGCTTAGCTTTTATAGAAAAGCTGGAGCAAAAGTGGAATATAAAATTACTCTCTGTCATGGAGAACTTTTTTATTGATCCGCATTCGCCTTATTTTTTTAAGATGAGAGCAGACTTACTTGTTACTGCTGAATTTGAAAGACGTGTTATTTCTGACAGATCCAAATTTGGAATTTGGTCAGCAAAAACACAGGGAAGATTTTTAGGGCCGGCTCCTTTCGGCTATGACAATGCTCGTGATGAAGAAGACAAGCCAATTATATTAGTTAATCACGAAGAAAAGGAAATCGTTCAGGATATTTATAAGGATTTTTTGGATGATGAACCGTTTCCGATAATTATGAAAAAAGCCCGTGACAGAGGATTTAAACTTAAAGGACACGATGCTCTTTATCGAGTTTTATCCAATCATGTTTATGGTGGATTGATTAAAGCACCATCTTATAAGGATGAAAAAACAAAAGTTGTAAAAGGCACACACGATGGAATTATTCCAACAGAATTATTTTGGAAGGCTTACTATAAACTGCAAGAGAAAATTCGTCCGCAGGGGCCAAAACTAATTGATGATAATGTTCCTTTGCGTGGGTTTATTTTATGTCAGACTTGTGGAGGATTGCTTACTGGTGGAAAATCAAAAGGTAGATCAGCTTTCTATTATTACTACCGTTGCAAAAAATGTAATGGAGAGAATTACAGTGCTAATAAGGTTCACAGCGAAATAGGAGAAATATTAAAATATCTTTCCTTACAACCTGATTATATACAAGCACTTAAAACAGAAACATCAATACGATTTGATATGAGCTTAAAAGACCGCAATCATAGACTTCAAAAAGTAACTTCAGAATATGCTATTATAAGCGAAAAGTTGGACGCTTTGGAAGAAAAGTATATTTCAAATAAAATAAATCAAACCACTTACGATAAATGGCATCCAGCGTTCTCAAAAGAACTTAATAACAAGAAGATTGAAATGGCTGAACTTACTAAGGATGATTCTAAGACCAGGGAGCTGTACGAAACCCACCTTCCATACCTTGCTGACCTAAACTGGATTTATAATCAAGCCGGTGTAGATGGAAAACAAGACTTCTTGAAGGGCATTTTTTGGGGTGGTTTTACCAAGGAAAACATAGGTGGTCGAACCGAATTGATCAACCCTATGTTTTACGCCAACTCTTTGAATATAAGCACTTTGCTTAGAGTAAAAAATGTGGGAAAACCCGAAAATAATTCAGGTTTTCCCACTTGTACCCGGGACGGGACTTGA